One Osmerus eperlanus chromosome 2, fOsmEpe2.1, whole genome shotgun sequence genomic window, aagtcatgagaatgatattcagcagtattcagacacacaggtacgatgtaaccttaatatgtaaggtgcaggaatttggaggactgagttttgaaattacacgtacaaaggaatacaagtacatttagaagtgcgcagacacacaggtcctgtgtaatactcaacacgtaaggtgcaggaataaggaggactgagttttgaaatgacatgtacaaaggaatgaaagtacatttagaagtgcacagacacacaggtcctgtgtaatactcaacatgtaaggtgcaggaataaggaggactgagttttgtacatgagaaacaaactcacattcagtgattgttctttacatttcagatctccaaagagatgccatgtcaggctgaggatgtggacgcatgcggatccttttcaggcaacacactagaggtaattttcatcttttaaggcatatttattgtctgaaataaagtcatgagaatgatattcagcagtattcagacacacaggtacgatgtaaccttaatatgtaaggtgcaggaatttggaggactgagttttgaaattacacgtacaaaggaatacaagtacatttagaagtgcgtagacacacaggtcctgtgtaatactcaacacgtaaggtgcaggaataaggaggactgagttttgtacatgagaaacaaactcacattcagtgattgttctttacatttcagatctccaaagagatgccatgtcaggctgaggatgtggacgcatgcggatccttttcaggcaacacactagaggtaattttcatcttttaaggcatatttattgtctgaaataaagtcatgagaatgatattcagcagtattcagacacacaggtacgatgtaaccttaatatgtaaggtgcaggaatttggaggactgagttttgaaattacacatacaaaggaatacaagtacatttagaagtgcgcagacacacaggtcctgtgtaatactcaacacgtaaggtgcaggaataaggaggactgagttttgaaatgacatgtacaaaggaatgaaagtacatttagaagtgcacagacacacaggtcctgtgtaatactcaacatgtaaggtgcaggaataaggaggactgagttttgtacatgagaaacaaactcacattcagtgattgttctttacatttcagatctccaaagagatgccatgtcaggctgaggatgtggacgcatgcggatccttttcaggcaacacactagaggtaattttcatcttttaaggcatatttattgtctgaaataaagtcatgagaatgatattcagcagtattcagacacacaggtacgatgtaaccttaatatgtaaggtgcaggaatttggaggactgagttttgaaattacacgtacaaaggaatacaagtacatttagaagtgcgcagacacacaggtcctgtgtaatactcaacacgtaaggtgcaggaataaggaggactgagttttgaaatgacatgtacaaaggaatgaaagtacatttagaagtgcgcagacacacaggtcctgtgtaatactcaacacgtaaggtgcaggaataaggaggactgagttttgtacatgagaaacaaactcacattcagtgattgttctttacatttcagatctccaaagagatgccatgtcaggctgaggatgtggacgcatgcggatccttttcaggcaacacactagaggtaattttcatcttttaaggcatatttattgtctgaaataaagtcatgagaatgatattcagcagtattcagacacacaggtacgatgtaaccttaatatgtaaggtgcaggaatttggaggactgagttttgaaattacacgtacaaaggaatacaagtacatttagaagtgcgcagacacacaggtcctgtgtaatactcaacacgtaaggtgcaggaataaggaggactgagttttgaaatgacatgtacaaaggaatgaaagtacatttagaagtgcgcagacacacaggtcctgtgtaatactcaacatgtaaggtgcaggaataaggaggactgagttttgtacatgagaaacaaactcacattcagtgattgttctttacatttcagatctccaaagagatgccatgtcaggctgaggatgtggacgcatgcggatccttttcaggcaacacactagaggtaattttcatcttttaaggcatatttattgtctgaaataaagtcatgagaatgatattcagcagtattcagacacacaggtacgatgtaaccttaatatgtaaggtgcaggaatttggaggactgagttttgaaattacacgtacaaaggaatacaagtacatttagaagtgcgcagacacacaggtcctgtgtaatactcaacacgtaaggtgcaggaataaggaggactgagttttgaaatgacatgtacaaaggaatgaaagtacatttagaagtgcacagacacacaggtcctgtgtaatactcaacatgtaaggtgcaggaataaggaggactgagttttgtacatgagaaacaaactcacattcagtgattgttctttacatttcagatctccaaagagatgccatgtcaggctgaggatgtggacgcatgcggatccttttcaggcaacacactagaggtaattttcatcttttaaggcatatttattgtctgaaataaagtcatgagaatgatattcagcagtattcagacacacaggtacgatgtaaccttaatatgtaaggtgcaggaatttggaggactgagttttgaaattacacgtacaaaggaatacaagtacatttagaagtgcgcagacacacaggtcctgtgtaatactcaacacgtaaggtgcaggaataaggaggactgagttttgaaatgacatgtacaaaggaatgaaagtacatttagaagtgcgcagacacacaggtcctgtgtaatactcaacacgtaaggtgcaggaataaggaggactgagttttgtacatgagaaacaaactcacattcagtgattgttctttacatttcagatctccaaagagatgccatgtcaggctgaggatgtggacgcatgcggatccttttcaggcaacacactagaggtaattttcatcttttaaggcatatttattgtctgaaataaagtcatgagaatgatattcagcagtattcagacacacaggtacgatgtaaccttaatatgtaaggtgcaggaatttggaggactgagttttgaaattacacgtacaaaggaatacaagtacatttagaagtgcgcagacacacaggtcctgtgtaatactcaacacgtaaggtgcaggaataaggaggactgagttttgaaatgacatgtacaaaggaatgaaagtacatttagaagtgcacagacacacaggtcctgtgtaatactcaacatgtaaggtgcaggaataaggaggactgagttttgtacatgagaaacaaactcacattcagtgattgttctttacatttcagatctccaaagagatgccatgtcaggctgaggatgtggacgcatgcggatccttttcaggcaacacactagaggtaattttcatcttttaaggcatatttattgtctgaaataaagtcatgagaatgatattcagcagtattcagacacacaggtacgatgtaaccttaatatgtaaggtgcaggaataaggaggactgagttttgaaatgacatgtacaaaggaatgaaagtacatttagaagtgcacagacacacaggtcctgtgtaatactcaacatgtaaggtgcaggaataaggaggactgagttttgtacatgagaaacaaactcacattcagtgattgttctttacatttcagatctccaaagagatgccatgtcaggctgaggatgtggacgcatgcggatccttttcaggcaacacactagaggtaattttcatcttttaagacTTTAAATTTTAAATAAAAGTTAATACATTATGAAGACTATAAATCCACTTCAATCTTCTAAAGCTCTGTATGTTAAGATGTAcactaccagtcaaaagtttagaTCCACCTTCTCAGTTTAATGAGGATGAGAAGTTGGGTCCAAACTTTTCCTCAGTGAGTGTATGTTTTTATTCTGTTTTAGTTTGTTAGTTAGTTTGTTCTGTTGAAGAAAAAgctgtgttgtgtttttgtttttttatcattttttttaaattacaggtGTATAATTTTTTAATCGTTAATGTAGATTTAAGGTTTTAAGTTTATTTCTAAACAATTTCATTGACAACAGGGAATATAACACATACAAATCATGTCACTTTCATCCTTAATTCATGTTAAAATAGGAAAATTGTACAAACTATTAATTGGTTTTGATTTTCTACACTACACAAGTGTTCGTTAGAATAAAATTCCTGTCTTACgattacactttttttttttgtcaacagGACTGTGATCATGATGTCATCCCTGACGAAATGTCAAGTTTAGAAAAATGTGTTACATGTGGAGGACCTTTTTCGCCTCTGAAATGGAGTGGTGTGAGATGTAAAGGTAATTTTTTGAGAATGGAGGGGGGTTCATCTGTATCTTTTGAACGTGATTCCACAGGAACACTTTTCCAAAAAACGATTCCATGTGTAGCTGTGCTGTATGTTCAAAATTAGCCATTTGCTGCTGCACTGACTAAGTACTTACCATGCTGCCTTCCTTTATAAATTCTTAATTTTATCTTTCTAGTTTGCAATCAGTCCTGGCACAAAAAGTGTTATGTTAAACACAAGGTGGACATCACTGAACTTCTGCAAGTGGTAAGCTTTTTAGTAGAATTATTCTCGGTGAAATGCTTTCCAAGTATAcaaaatataaatgtttttttaatcattATCAGGTCTGTGCAGAACAAAGTTCAAGTGAGGCGGCATCATCAGAAGAGGAGTATGTTCCTGATTCCATAGATGGATCAAACAGCTCGTGGGATGACAGATCAGAGCCTTTAGATTTCAGTCACAAACAAGTACAGAATTGTGAGGTCTCCACCAGCAAGTCTGCTTCCAAAAAGAAAAGACACCACCAAGGAAGTTTtgtagaggaagacagagagtcaATTTCTGAAGCTGCAGAATCATTACCTGAAGATATGATCAGCACAACTCAGCTTGAAGTTCTAAGAGTTACTGCCAAAGTAGGAAACGCTGATGCCGAAGGCATTGTTGATGATGGTGCTGATGCTAGAGCAGAAAACACATCATCCTTGCTCAAAAATAGAACTTACTGCTACATTTGTGGAAAGATGCAGACAAAGTTTACACGTCACTTAAAAACTCATGAGAATACACATGCAGATGTTGCTCATGTTTTAAGTCTTCCCAAGAGGTCCAAAAAACGTATGCAAATGCTTATAAAGCTTCGCAACAAGGGAAACCACAGTCATAACTCGGAGGTCTTGGTGAGCGGAGTTGGATCACTAAAACTAAGACGCACATCaaagaaaaagtacaatgcaaaaGACTACATTCACTGCATGTACTGCCAGGCATTATTTCTCCGGCGAGATCTGTGGCGACATGTTCGAAAATGTTCTTCAAAACCAGTAGAAGCTACTTCAGAGATTGGaagaaaaaatgttttgtctttGGCCTCTATGAATGAGTCAGCTCTGTGTCAGCAGATATCACCAGGTGTTTGGAACATATTAGCTGTTATGAAAGACGATGAGATAACTTCTACTGTGCGAAGTGACTTCTCCATTCTTCAGCTGGCCCAATCATTCTTCAACAAATATGGACAGGATCCCACCAAACATCAGTACATTCGCCAGCAACTCAGAGACTCTGGAAGACTTCTGCTTACGCTTCGCAAGGAATTCTCAATACTTACTCTTGAGGATGCTGTGAGACCTGCAAATTTTGATGTGCTCATCAAAGCGGTCAAGAAAGTATGTGGGCATGATGAAGAAAAGAACCGCTTCGATACTCCAAGCCTTGCTCTAAAGTTAGGTCACGCACTACGGAAAGTCTGTGATATTTTACATTGCAGAGCACTCATGGCAGAAGACAGTACGCTGATAAAGTCAACCC contains:
- the LOC134037151 gene encoding uncharacterized protein LOC134037151 — its product is MSSLEKCVTCGGPFSPLKWSGVRCKVCNQSWHKKCYVKHKVDITELLQVVCAEQSSSEAASSEEEYVPDSIDGSNSSWDDRSEPLDFSHKQVQNCEVSTSKSASKKKRHHQGSFVEEDRESISEAAESLPEDMISTTQLEVLRVTAKVGNADAEGIVDDGADARAENTSSLLKNRTYCYICGKMQTKFTRHLKTHENTHADVAHVLSLPKRSKKRMQMLIKLRNKGNHSHNSEVLVSGVGSLKLRRTSKKKYNAKDYIHCMYCQALFLRRDLWRHVRKCSSKPVEATSEIGRKNVLSLASMNESALCQQISPGVWNILAVMKDDEITSTVRSDFSILQLAQSFFNKYGQDPTKHQYIRQQLRDSGRLLLTLRKEFSILTLEDAVRPANFDVLIKAVKKVCGHDEEKNRFDTPSLALKLGHALRKVCDILHCRALMAEDSTLIKSTQSFKTLYATKWSEHISHIALITLNERKFNKPSTLPFTEDVQRLHRHLEKTTEQALKDLEDHSSSKSYSQLCKATMANVILFNRRRGGEISKMPMNGFLERDTSALHKDVAIGLTEFELHLCQHFSRVELRGKRGRKVAVLLSPDMVNAITRLIEKRKDCGVLAENQFLFAIPHCLTPYRGQDCLRLYASECGAEKPELLRSTQLRKHVATLSQILNLKNHELDQVANFLGHDIRVHREYYRLPEATTQLAKISKLLLAMEKGSLGNLQGKTLDEIEIEDNLELSEVDAESEVDAESEVDAESEVGAESEVGAESEVGAEIEVGAEIEVGAEIEVDEGNLTYPQTDCAGLLMAGQPIEEPPGMSAPLSQG